A single region of the Drosophila takahashii strain IR98-3 E-12201 chromosome 2R, DtakHiC1v2, whole genome shotgun sequence genome encodes:
- the LOC108055708 gene encoding protein PET100 homolog, mitochondrial yields the protein MGTWVLEVAKMGMYMAFPVTLFHLFNQPEYFEEWVTKKKRELYPPESKSHHEELQRAIREHHAQHDAKMMRAMEEAEGKKK from the coding sequence ATGGGAACCTGGGTGCTGGAGGTGGCCAAGATGGGCATGTACATGGCCTTCCCCGTGACGCTGTTCCACCTGTTCAACCAGCCGGAATATTTCGAGGAGTGGGTGACCAAGAAGAAGCGGGAGCTCTATCCGCCGGAGAGCAAGAGCCACCACGAGGAGCTGCAGCGGGCGATACGGGAGCACCATGCCCAGCACGACGCCAAAATGATGCGGGCcatggaggaggcggagggcAAGAAGAAGTAG